A stretch of Enterobacter cloacae complex sp. ECNIH7 DNA encodes these proteins:
- the cysA gene encoding sulfate/thiosulfate ABC transporter ATP-binding protein CysA, which yields MSIEIANIKKSFGRTQVLNDISLDIPSGQMVALLGPSGSGKTTLLRIIAGLEHQTSGHIRFHGTDVSRLHARDRKVGFVFQHYALFRHMTVFDNIAFGLTVLPRRERPDTATIKAKVTKLLEMVQLAHLADRFPAQLSGGQKQRVALARALAVEPQILLLDEPFGALDAQVRKELRRWLRQLHEELKFTSVFVTHDQEEAMEVADRVVVMSQGNIEQVDEPEQLWREPATRFVLEFMGEVNRLQGTIRGGQFHVGAHRWPLGYTSAHQGPVDLFLRPWEVDVSRRTSLDSPLPVQVLEASPKGHYTQLVVQPLGWYTEPLTVVMRDDVPPHRGERLFVGLQHARIYHGKERIETREDIALAESA from the coding sequence ATGAGCATTGAGATTGCCAATATTAAGAAGTCTTTTGGTCGCACCCAGGTGCTGAATGATATCTCGCTGGATATCCCTTCCGGACAAATGGTGGCGCTGCTGGGGCCGTCCGGCTCGGGCAAAACCACGCTGCTGCGTATTATCGCCGGGCTTGAGCATCAGACCAGCGGGCACATCCGCTTTCACGGCACCGACGTGAGCCGCCTGCACGCCCGCGATCGTAAAGTAGGATTTGTATTCCAGCATTACGCGCTGTTCCGCCACATGACCGTGTTCGACAACATCGCGTTTGGCCTGACCGTGCTGCCGCGTCGCGAACGTCCGGATACGGCAACCATTAAGGCCAAAGTGACCAAACTGCTGGAGATGGTGCAGCTGGCGCATCTGGCGGACCGTTTCCCGGCCCAGCTTTCCGGCGGGCAGAAACAGCGCGTGGCGCTGGCGCGCGCGCTGGCCGTTGAGCCGCAAATTCTGCTGCTGGATGAACCCTTCGGCGCGCTGGATGCGCAGGTGCGTAAAGAGCTGCGCCGCTGGCTGCGTCAGCTGCATGAAGAGCTGAAATTCACCAGCGTCTTCGTGACCCACGATCAGGAAGAGGCGATGGAAGTTGCGGATCGCGTGGTGGTCATGAGTCAGGGCAACATTGAGCAGGTTGACGAGCCAGAGCAGCTCTGGCGTGAACCGGCGACCCGCTTCGTGCTGGAGTTTATGGGCGAGGTAAACCGTCTTCAGGGTACTATTCGCGGTGGACAGTTCCACGTGGGCGCGCACCGCTGGCCGCTGGGCTATACCTCCGCGCATCAGGGGCCGGTCGATCTGTTCCTGCGTCCGTGGGAAGTGGACGTGAGCCGCCGAACCAGCCTGGATTCACCGCTGCCGGTGCAGGTGCTGGAAGCTAGCCCTAAAGGTCACTACACCCAATTGGTGGTACAGCCGCTGGGCTGGTATACCGAGCCGCTGACCGTGGTCATGCGCGACGACGTGCCGCCGCACCGTGGCGAGCGCCTGTTTGTCGGGCTGCAGCACGCCCGTATTTATCACGGGAAGGAGCGCATCGAGACGCGCGAGGATATTGCTCTGGCGGAGTCAGCCTGA
- the cysM gene encoding cysteine synthase CysM has translation MNTLEHTIGNTPLVKLQRMGPDNGSEIWVKLEGNNPAGSVKDRAALSMIVQAEKRGEIKPGDVLIEATSGNTGIALAMIAALKGYRMKLLMPDNMSQERRAAMRAYGAELILVTKEQGMEGARDLALEMAERGEGKLLDQFNNPDNPYAHYTTTGPEIWQQTDGRITHFVSSMGTTGTITGVSRFLREQEKAVTIVGLQPEEGSSIPGIRRWPAEYMPGIFNAQLVDQVLDLHQREAENTMRELAVREGIFCGVSSGGAVAGAIRVAQANPGAVVVAIICDRGDRYLSTGVFGEESYSQGAGI, from the coding sequence GTGAATACACTCGAACACACCATCGGCAACACTCCTCTGGTCAAGCTTCAGCGCATGGGGCCAGACAACGGCAGTGAAATCTGGGTCAAACTCGAAGGCAATAACCCAGCGGGGTCGGTGAAAGACCGCGCGGCGCTGTCGATGATTGTCCAGGCCGAAAAACGCGGAGAAATTAAGCCTGGCGACGTGCTCATAGAGGCCACCAGCGGCAACACCGGTATCGCCCTGGCGATGATTGCGGCGCTGAAAGGCTACCGCATGAAGCTACTGATGCCGGACAATATGAGCCAGGAGCGCCGCGCCGCGATGCGTGCCTACGGGGCCGAGCTGATTCTGGTGACCAAAGAGCAGGGAATGGAAGGTGCGCGCGACCTGGCGTTAGAAATGGCCGAGCGCGGCGAAGGTAAACTGCTGGATCAGTTCAACAACCCGGACAACCCGTACGCGCACTACACCACCACCGGCCCGGAAATCTGGCAGCAAACCGACGGGCGTATCACCCATTTTGTCTCCAGCATGGGCACCACCGGCACCATTACCGGGGTATCACGTTTTCTGCGCGAGCAGGAAAAAGCCGTCACCATCGTTGGCCTCCAGCCGGAAGAGGGGAGCAGCATTCCGGGCATTCGCCGCTGGCCGGCGGAGTATATGCCCGGCATCTTTAATGCGCAGCTGGTGGATCAGGTGCTGGATCTTCACCAGCGCGAGGCGGAAAATACCATGCGTGAGCTGGCCGTGCGCGAAGGTATCTTCTGCGGCGTCAGCTCGGGCGGCGCGGTAGCGGGTGCGATTCGGGTAGCGCAGGCAAACCCGGGTGCCGTAGTGGTGGCGATTATTTGCGATCGCGGCGATCGCTATCTGTCTACCGGCGTCTTTGGTGAAGAGAGTTATTCGCAGGGGGCGGGGATTTAA
- the cysT gene encoding sulfate/thiosulfate ABC transporter permease CysT, with amino-acid sequence MFAVSTKRVLPGFTLSLGTSLLFVCLILLLPLSALVMQLAQMSWAQYWDVVTNPQVVAAYKVTLLSAFVASIFNGVFGLLMAWILTRYRFPGRTLLDALMDLPFALPTAVAGLTLASLFSVNGLYGEWLAKFDIKVTYTWLGIAVAMAFTSIPFVVRTVQPVLEELGPEYEEAAETLGATRWQSFRKVVLPELSPALMAGVALSFTRSLGEFGAVIFIAGNIAWKTEVTSLMIFIRLQEFDYPAASAIASVILAASLLLLYSINTLQSRFGRRVVGH; translated from the coding sequence ATGTTTGCAGTTTCGACAAAACGCGTGCTGCCGGGCTTTACCTTGAGCCTCGGGACAAGCCTGCTGTTCGTCTGCCTGATCCTGCTGTTGCCGCTCAGCGCGCTGGTGATGCAGCTTGCTCAGATGAGCTGGGCGCAGTACTGGGACGTGGTCACCAACCCGCAGGTGGTGGCGGCCTACAAGGTGACGCTGCTGTCGGCGTTTGTTGCCTCCATTTTTAACGGCGTGTTTGGCCTGCTGATGGCGTGGATCTTAACCCGCTATCGCTTCCCGGGCCGCACGCTGCTTGACGCCCTGATGGATCTGCCGTTTGCGCTGCCGACGGCGGTGGCAGGCTTAACCCTCGCGTCGCTCTTCTCTGTGAACGGGCTGTACGGCGAGTGGCTGGCGAAATTTGATATCAAAGTGACCTACACCTGGCTCGGTATCGCGGTGGCGATGGCCTTTACCAGCATCCCGTTTGTGGTTCGTACCGTGCAGCCGGTGCTGGAAGAGTTGGGTCCGGAATACGAAGAAGCGGCGGAAACGCTGGGTGCCACGCGCTGGCAGAGCTTCCGCAAGGTGGTTCTGCCGGAACTCTCTCCGGCGCTGATGGCGGGCGTTGCGCTGTCGTTTACCCGCAGCCTCGGTGAGTTCGGCGCGGTGATTTTTATCGCCGGGAACATCGCCTGGAAAACGGAAGTCACCTCGCTGATGATTTTCATCCGTTTGCAGGAGTTTGATTATCCGGCGGCGAGCGCGATTGCCTCGGTGATCCTGGCGGCCTCGCTGCTGCTGCTGTACTCGATTAACACTCTGCAAAGTCGCTTTGGTCGACGTGTGGTAGGTCACTGA
- a CDS encoding sulfate ABC transporter substrate-binding protein → MAVTVLKKGTLALAGLLLVAQAQATELLNSSYDVSRELFAALNPPFEQQWAKDNNGDKLTIKQSHAGSSKQALAILQGLKADVVTYNQVTDVQILHDKGKLIPADWQSRLPNNSSPFYSTMGFLVRKGNPKNIHDWSDLVRSDVKLIFPNPKTSGNARYTYLAAWGAADKADGNDKAKTEQFMTQFLKNVEVFDTGGRGATTTFAERGLGDVLISFESEVNNIRKQYEAQGFEVVIPKTNILAEFPVAWVDKNVQANGTEKAAKAYLNYLYSPQAQTIITDYYYRVNNPDVMNKLKDKFPQTDLFRVEDHFGSWPDVMKTHFASGGELDKLLAAGHK, encoded by the coding sequence ATGGCCGTTACTGTACTGAAAAAAGGAACTCTGGCGCTGGCAGGTTTACTGCTGGTGGCACAGGCGCAGGCGACTGAACTGTTAAACAGTTCGTATGACGTCTCCCGCGAGCTGTTTGCCGCCCTTAATCCCCCGTTTGAACAGCAGTGGGCGAAAGACAATAACGGCGACAAGCTTACCATCAAGCAGTCCCACGCCGGATCGTCCAAGCAGGCGCTGGCGATTTTGCAGGGCCTGAAAGCGGATGTGGTGACCTACAACCAGGTGACTGACGTGCAGATCCTGCATGACAAAGGCAAGCTCATCCCGGCGGACTGGCAGAGTCGTCTGCCGAACAACAGCTCCCCGTTCTATTCCACCATGGGCTTCCTGGTGCGTAAGGGCAACCCGAAGAATATCCACGACTGGAGCGACCTGGTGCGTTCCGACGTGAAGCTGATTTTCCCGAACCCAAAAACCTCCGGTAACGCTCGCTACACCTATTTAGCCGCGTGGGGCGCGGCCGACAAGGCTGACGGTAATGATAAAGCCAAAACCGAGCAGTTCATGACCCAGTTCCTGAAAAACGTCGAAGTGTTTGATACCGGCGGCCGCGGGGCGACCACGACCTTCGCGGAGCGTGGTCTCGGCGACGTGCTGATCAGCTTTGAATCGGAAGTGAATAACATCCGCAAACAGTACGAAGCGCAGGGCTTCGAGGTCGTTATCCCGAAAACCAACATCCTGGCCGAGTTCCCGGTGGCGTGGGTGGATAAAAACGTGCAGGCAAACGGTACCGAGAAAGCGGCAAAAGCCTATCTCAACTACCTGTACAGCCCGCAGGCGCAGACCATCATTACCGATTACTACTACCGCGTGAACAACCCGGACGTAATGAACAAGCTGAAAGATAAGTTCCCGCAGACCGATTTGTTCCGCGTGGAAGATCATTTCGGCTCCTGGCCTGATGTGATGAAAACGCATTTTGCCAGCGGCGGTGAGTTAGACAAACTGCTGGCGGCGGGGCATAAGTAA
- a CDS encoding GNAT family acetyltransferase encodes MEIRVFRQEDFEEVITLWERCDLLRPWNDPEMDIERKVNHDVSLFLVAEVNGEVVGTVMGGYDGHRGSAYYLGVHPEYRGRGIANALLNRLEKKLIARGCPKIQIMVREDNDVVLGMYERLGYEHSDVLSLGKRLIEDEEY; translated from the coding sequence ATGGAGATACGCGTTTTTCGCCAGGAAGATTTCGAAGAGGTGATCACCCTTTGGGAGCGCTGCGATCTGCTGCGTCCGTGGAACGATCCGGAAATGGATATCGAACGTAAGGTGAATCACGACGTCAGTCTGTTTTTGGTCGCGGAAGTCAACGGCGAGGTTGTGGGAACGGTCATGGGCGGTTATGACGGTCACCGCGGCTCGGCCTATTATCTGGGCGTCCACCCCGAATACCGTGGCCGCGGCATCGCCAATGCGCTGCTGAACCGGCTCGAGAAGAAGCTGATCGCCCGTGGCTGCCCGAAAATCCAGATCATGGTGCGGGAAGATAACGACGTGGTGCTGGGCATGTATGAGCGCCTGGGCTACGAGCACTCCGACGTGCTGAGTTTAGGAAAGCGTCTGATCGAAGATGAAGAGTACTGA
- a CDS encoding DUF2919 domain-containing protein: MKSTEIHPADYDAQGRVRLPFLFWCVLLLQARTWVLFVMAAASRGQGDTLLNLFYPDHDAFWLGLLPGVPAVVAFLCSGRRHAIPRFWGALRWLLVLAQVALLFWQPVLWWYGEPLTGTGVALVVADIVALLWLLTNPRLRACFAHQDD; the protein is encoded by the coding sequence ATGAAGAGTACTGAGATCCACCCGGCAGACTATGACGCGCAGGGCCGCGTCAGGCTGCCCTTTTTATTCTGGTGCGTTCTGCTGCTCCAGGCCCGGACCTGGGTGCTGTTTGTGATGGCTGCCGCGTCGCGCGGGCAGGGCGACACGCTGCTGAATCTCTTTTATCCCGATCATGACGCCTTCTGGCTCGGCTTGCTGCCGGGCGTACCGGCGGTGGTCGCTTTTTTATGCAGCGGACGACGGCATGCGATCCCCCGTTTTTGGGGCGCGCTTCGCTGGCTGCTGGTCCTCGCCCAGGTTGCGCTGCTCTTCTGGCAGCCGGTACTCTGGTGGTACGGTGAACCGCTGACGGGCACCGGCGTTGCGCTGGTGGTTGCCGATATTGTGGCCCTGCTGTGGCTGCTGACCAACCCGCGTCTTCGCGCCTGTTTTGCGCATCAGGATGATTAA
- a CDS encoding RpoE-regulated lipoprotein, with protein MKSLRLFLCALPLALTGCSTLSSINWSAAYPWNWFGSSTEVTEQGVGKITAATALDQDAIQDALSGDYRLRSGMKTENGNIVRYYEALKGDKLALVINGDKGTVNRIAVMDEDIPTASGVKVGTPFSELYKQAFGNCTSLPSDDKVAVECKAEGSQHISYVFTGTWSGPEGLMPSDDTLKSWKVSKILWKQ; from the coding sequence ATGAAATCGCTGCGTTTATTTTTATGCGCTCTCCCGCTGGCGTTGACCGGCTGTTCGACGCTCTCCTCCATTAACTGGTCCGCCGCGTATCCGTGGAACTGGTTTGGCTCATCAACGGAAGTGACCGAGCAGGGCGTGGGGAAAATTACCGCCGCGACGGCGCTGGATCAGGACGCTATTCAGGATGCGCTCAGCGGCGATTACCGCCTGCGCAGCGGCATGAAAACGGAGAATGGCAATATTGTTCGCTATTACGAAGCGCTGAAGGGTGACAAGCTTGCGCTGGTGATCAACGGTGACAAAGGCACCGTAAACCGTATCGCTGTGATGGATGAAGATATTCCGACGGCGAGCGGTGTAAAAGTGGGTACGCCGTTCAGCGAACTTTATAAGCAGGCTTTTGGCAACTGCACCAGCCTGCCGTCTGACGACAAAGTCGCGGTGGAATGTAAGGCTGAAGGCAGCCAGCACATCAGCTATGTCTTCACCGGAACCTGGAGCGGTCCGGAAGGACTGATGCCGTCTGACGACACGCTCAAGAGCTGGAAAGTGAGCAAAATACTCTGGAAGCAGTAA
- the cysW gene encoding sulfate/thiosulfate ABC transporter permease CysW, producing MAEVTQLKRYDAPRINWGKWFLIGVGVLVSALILVVPTVYIFVQAFSKGLMPALENLANPDMLHAIWLTVLIALITVPVNLVFGTLLAWLVTRFNFPGRQLLLTLLDIPFAVSPVVAGLVYLLFYGSNGPLGGWLDEHNLQIMFAWPGMVLVTIFVTCPFVVRELVPVMLSQGSNEDEAAVLLGASGWQMFRRVTLPNIRWALLYGVVLTNARAIGEFGAVSVVSGSIRGETLSLPLQIELLQQDYNTIGSFTAAALLTLMAILTLFLKSVVQWRLENQEKRQHQEGNHEH from the coding sequence ATGGCGGAAGTTACGCAATTGAAGCGATACGATGCACCCCGCATCAACTGGGGCAAATGGTTTCTGATTGGCGTGGGCGTGCTGGTTTCCGCCCTCATTCTCGTCGTGCCGACGGTTTATATCTTCGTCCAGGCGTTCAGCAAAGGGCTGATGCCCGCGCTGGAAAATCTGGCGAACCCGGATATGCTGCATGCCATCTGGCTGACGGTGCTGATTGCGCTGATCACCGTGCCGGTGAACCTCGTGTTCGGGACCCTGCTGGCCTGGCTGGTAACCCGCTTTAACTTCCCGGGACGTCAGCTGCTGCTGACCCTGCTGGACATTCCTTTCGCCGTATCGCCGGTGGTGGCGGGTCTGGTGTACCTGCTCTTTTACGGCTCCAACGGTCCGTTGGGCGGCTGGCTGGACGAGCATAACCTGCAGATCATGTTCGCCTGGCCGGGCATGGTGCTGGTCACCATCTTCGTGACCTGTCCGTTTGTGGTGCGTGAGCTGGTGCCGGTGATGTTAAGCCAGGGGAGCAACGAAGACGAAGCGGCGGTGCTGCTGGGCGCTTCCGGCTGGCAGATGTTCCGCCGCGTGACGCTGCCGAACATTCGCTGGGCGCTGCTTTACGGCGTGGTGCTGACCAACGCCCGTGCGATCGGTGAGTTTGGTGCCGTGTCCGTCGTCTCCGGCTCCATCCGGGGTGAAACCCTGTCGCTGCCGCTCCAGATTGAGCTGCTGCAGCAGGACTACAACACCATCGGCTCGTTTACTGCCGCAGCGTTGCTGACGCTGATGGCCATTTTGACCCTGTTTTTGAAGAGTGTGGTGCAGTGGCGTTTAGAAAATCAGGAAAAACGTCAGCATCAGGAGGGAAATCATGAGCATTGA
- the hemF gene encoding oxygen-dependent coproporphyrinogen oxidase — translation MKPDAQLVKTFLLQLQDEICQKLAAADGGEFQEDTWQREAGGGGRSRVLRNGGIFEQAGVNFSHVHGDAMPASATAHRPELAGRSFEAMGVSLVVHPHNPFVPTSHANVRFFIAEKPGADPVWWFGGGFDLTPYYGFEEDAVHWHTTARDLCLPFGEDVYPKFKKWCDDYFYLKHRDEQRGIGGLFFDDLNAPDFDTAFSFMRAVGEGYTDAYLPIVERRKNTDYGVREREFQLYRRGRYVEFNLVWDRGTLFGLQTGGRTESILMSMPPLVRWEYCYEPKEGSPEAALREFIQVRDWV, via the coding sequence ATGAAACCCGATGCTCAACTGGTCAAAACCTTCCTGCTTCAGCTGCAGGATGAAATCTGCCAGAAACTGGCCGCCGCAGACGGCGGTGAATTTCAGGAAGATACCTGGCAGCGCGAGGCCGGTGGCGGCGGGCGCAGCCGGGTGCTGCGTAACGGCGGCATCTTCGAACAGGCGGGCGTGAATTTTTCCCACGTTCACGGCGACGCCATGCCCGCGTCTGCGACGGCGCATCGTCCTGAACTCGCGGGCCGCAGCTTCGAGGCGATGGGCGTCTCGCTCGTAGTGCACCCGCACAACCCGTTCGTGCCCACCAGCCATGCCAACGTGCGCTTTTTCATTGCGGAAAAACCGGGCGCCGACCCGGTCTGGTGGTTCGGCGGCGGTTTCGATTTAACGCCCTACTACGGCTTCGAAGAGGATGCCGTGCACTGGCACACCACCGCGCGGGACCTTTGCCTGCCGTTTGGCGAAGACGTCTACCCGAAATTCAAAAAGTGGTGCGATGACTACTTTTACCTGAAGCACCGCGACGAGCAGCGCGGCATCGGCGGGCTGTTCTTTGACGATCTCAACGCGCCTGATTTTGATACCGCGTTCAGCTTTATGCGCGCGGTAGGCGAAGGCTACACCGACGCCTATCTGCCGATTGTCGAGCGTCGTAAAAATACCGATTACGGCGTGCGCGAGCGCGAGTTCCAGCTTTACCGCCGCGGGCGCTACGTGGAGTTCAACCTGGTATGGGATCGCGGGACGCTGTTCGGCCTGCAGACCGGCGGGCGCACGGAGTCGATTCTGATGTCGATGCCGCCGCTGGTGCGCTGGGAGTACTGTTACGAACCAAAAGAAGGCAGCCCGGAGGCTGCCTTGCGTGAGTTTATTCAGGTTCGGGATTGGGTGTAG
- a CDS encoding Dyp-type peroxidase: MSQVQSGILPEHCRAAIWIEANVKGDVDALRAASKAFVDKLATFQAKFPEAHLGAVVAFGNNVWRQLSGGEGAEELKDFIPYGKGLAPATQYDVLIHILSLRHDVNFSVAQAAVAAFGDSIEVQEEVHGFRWVEERDLSGFVDGTENPAGEETRRDVAVIKDGVDAGGSYVFVQRWEHNLKQLNRMSVHDQEMMIGRTKEANEEIDGDDRPVTSHLTRVDLKEDGKGLKIVRQSLPYGTASGTHGLYFCAYCARLYNIEQQLLSMFGDTDGKRDAMLRFTKPVTGGYYFAPSVERLLAL; the protein is encoded by the coding sequence ATGTCTCAGGTTCAGAGTGGCATTTTGCCAGAACATTGCCGCGCGGCGATTTGGATTGAAGCCAATGTTAAAGGGGACGTGGATGCCCTGCGTGCGGCCAGTAAAGCGTTTGTTGATAAGCTGGCAACCTTCCAGGCCAAATTCCCGGAAGCCCACCTCGGCGCCGTTGTTGCCTTTGGCAATAACGTCTGGCGTCAGCTGAGCGGTGGCGAAGGGGCGGAAGAGCTGAAAGACTTCATCCCTTACGGCAAAGGTCTGGCTCCGGCAACTCAGTACGACGTGCTGATCCATATTCTCTCCCTGCGTCACGACGTGAATTTCTCCGTTGCCCAGGCGGCAGTAGCGGCTTTTGGCGACAGCATTGAGGTGCAGGAAGAGGTTCACGGCTTCCGCTGGGTGGAAGAGCGCGATCTGAGCGGCTTCGTCGACGGCACCGAAAACCCGGCGGGTGAAGAGACGCGTCGCGACGTGGCGGTGATCAAAGACGGCGTGGACGCGGGCGGCAGCTACGTGTTCGTGCAGCGCTGGGAGCACAACCTCAAGCAGCTTAACCGCATGAGCGTGCACGATCAGGAGATGATGATTGGCCGCACTAAAGAAGCCAACGAAGAGATCGACGGCGACGACCGTCCAGTAACCTCTCACCTGACCCGCGTTGACCTCAAAGAAGACGGCAAAGGGCTGAAGATTGTCCGCCAGAGCCTGCCGTACGGCACGGCAAGCGGCACGCACGGCCTCTACTTCTGCGCCTACTGCGCGCGCCTGTATAACATCGAGCAGCAGCTGCTGAGCATGTTCGGCGATACCGACGGCAAGCGCGACGCCATGCTGCGCTTCACCAAACCGGTGACCGGCGGCTATTACTTTGCGCCGTCCGTTGAGCGTCTGCTGGCGCTGTAA
- the amiA gene encoding N-acetylmuramoyl-L-alanine amidase AmiA has translation MSTFKPLKALTSRRQVLKAGLAALTLTGIAKQAQAKDESTLKTSNGHSKPKTKKPGAKRLVMLDPGHGGIDTGAIGKNGSKEKHVVLAIAKNVRAILRSNGIDARLTRSGDTFIPLYDRVEIAHQHGADLFMSIHADGFTNPSAAGASVFALSNRGASSAMAKYLSDRENRADEVAGKKATDKDHLLQQVLFDLVQTDTIKNSLTLGSHILKRIKPVHRLHSKSTEQAAFVVLKSPSIPSVLVETSFITNPEEERLLGTTAFRQKIANAIASGIISYFNWFDNQKAHSRKR, from the coding sequence ATGAGCACATTCAAACCATTAAAAGCACTCACATCGCGTCGTCAGGTTCTCAAAGCGGGGCTGGCGGCCTTAACGTTAACGGGCATCGCAAAGCAGGCTCAGGCAAAAGACGAGAGCACGCTCAAAACCAGTAACGGACACAGCAAACCGAAAACCAAAAAGCCGGGCGCGAAGCGCCTGGTGATGCTCGACCCGGGCCACGGCGGTATTGATACCGGCGCCATCGGCAAAAACGGGTCGAAAGAAAAACACGTCGTGCTGGCAATTGCAAAAAACGTGCGCGCAATTTTACGCAGCAACGGCATTGACGCCCGTCTGACGCGCTCTGGCGACACCTTTATTCCGCTGTATGACCGCGTTGAGATCGCCCACCAGCACGGTGCGGATCTGTTTATGTCGATCCACGCCGACGGCTTTACCAACCCTTCCGCGGCCGGCGCCTCGGTGTTTGCGCTTTCCAACCGTGGCGCCAGTAGCGCCATGGCAAAATACCTCTCCGACCGCGAAAACCGGGCGGATGAAGTCGCCGGGAAGAAAGCCACTGACAAAGATCATCTTCTACAGCAGGTGCTGTTCGACCTCGTGCAGACGGATACGATTAAAAACAGCCTGACGCTCGGCTCGCATATCCTCAAGCGGATTAAGCCGGTGCACCGCCTGCACAGCAAAAGCACCGAGCAGGCGGCGTTCGTGGTGCTGAAATCGCCGTCCATCCCGTCCGTGCTGGTGGAAACGTCCTTTATTACCAACCCGGAAGAAGAGCGGCTCCTCGGCACCACGGCGTTTCGTCAGAAGATCGCCAACGCCATCGCCTCCGGCATTATCAGTTACTTCAACTGGTTCGATAACCAAAAAGCGCACTCCAGGAAACGTTGA